The segment TTATTCCCATGCGCGGCTGCCAGCGCTGGCAGCTTGCCAATACGCAGTCTGTTAATGACTGGTTGGCGCAGCTGAAAACGTGGCTGCCCGGCGACGTATCGGTCATCAGCCAAGACCCCACTAACGGACGGCTGCGCGCCGCCTGCGTGGAGAACGATCAGTTGCGCTGGTGGTTGATGGTCGGCCCGCCCAAAGAGTTGCCAGGGTTGGCGTGGCTGGAAGCACGTTTTAACGAGGCGGCGCTGAGCGATACCCATCGCCGCCGCCTATTAGCCGGCTGTGACGATGGCGCTGCGGATACCGGCCCGGTGGTGTGCAGTTGTCATCAGGTGGGCCAAACCACCATCGTCAATGCGATCCGTGAGGGCGACACCAGCGTAGAAGCGTTGGGCGCCAGACTCGCCTGCGGCACCCAGTGCGGTAGCTGTATTCCCGAATTGAAATCACTTATTGAAGAGGAGCGGCCCAATGCCCACACTAAGCAACCCCTTGCTACAGAAGTGGTTTAACGCCTTTACGCGGTTATCGCATCGCGCGCTAACGCCGTTGGTTCAGCAGGCTGCAGACATACGTTTCCCACTGCGTGGCGAGTGCCGCGCCGGGCAGGTTTACTTGGTCGGCGCAGGCAGCGGCGATGCGGAGCTGTTAACCCTCAAGGCTGCACGCTTACTTATGCAGGCGGAAGCCGTGGTGTATGACCGCTTGGTAGGTGATGACGTGCTGGCGCTGATTCCTAGCGGCAGCGAGCGCTACTACGTAGGCAAAGCCCGCGGCCATCACAGCGTACCGCAAGCTGAGATCGGCGAGCTGATGGTAAAACTCGCCCGCGAAGGTAAATCGGTGGTGCGTCTGAAGGGCGGTGATCCGGCGGTATTCGCGCGGATGGGCGAAGAGCTGGACGCCCTGGCTGCCGCCGAGATCCCTGCTGCCATTGTGCCAGGGATTACCGCGGCCTCAGCCGCTGCTGCTTGTATGGGTATTCCGCTCACTGATCGTGGTCATGCGCAGCAGTTGCGCTTTGTGACTGCCCAGCTCTGCCGCGAAGACGGTACGCCGGATTGGGCGTCGCTGGCGCGTAAGGATGAAACCCTGGTGTTTTATATGGGGCTTTCAAAAGTGAGTGCAATTTGCCACGGCCTGCGCCAGGCAGGCCTGCCGGATGAGTGGCCAATCATGCTGGTGGCTAACGCCAGTCAAAGTGATCAGCAGTCGCTGGTGGGGTCGCTTGCGGATATGCCCGAAAAACTCGCTGCAACACCCTTACCGTCACCTTGCTTAATTGTGGTGGGCAGCGTCGTGCAAAGAGTCGCCACGTCGCCCGCTGCCTTATCCACTGCGTCTCACTGTCACGAAAGCGCTCGCTAACCGATGGCAGCGTTGACCATTTCGCTCGGCCAGCACTCTGATAAAGGGCGCAAGCCCAGCAATCAGGATTTTTATGGCGCTTATCTACCCAGCGAACCCTTGCGCACCACCAAAGGCATTGCGGTCGCGTTGGCAGATGGGATTAGCAGCAGCGAGGTAAGCCGCGAGGCGAGCGAGGCGGCGGTGGGTGGTTTTTTGACAGACTACTTCGCCACCCCGGCCACCTGGGCCGTTAAAACCTCGGCCCAGCGGGTTCTGCAGGCCACCAATGCATGGCTTTACGCCCAAACCCGGCAAAGCCAGTACCGCTACAACCTGGATCGCGGCTATGTGTGTACCCTGAGCGCGATGGTGATTAAATCCACCACTGCGCACCTGTTTCACGTTGGCGATAGTCGTATCTATCTGCTCGCCAGCAATACGCTGGAGCCACTGACCGAGGATCACCGCTTCTGGGCATCCCGGGAAGTCAGTCATTTAAGCCGCGCCATGGGGGCCAGCCAGCACCTGGAGCTGGATTATTCCTCGGTATCGCTGAGCGTGGGCGATGTGTTTGTACTCACTACCGACGGTGTTTATGAGTGGCTAACCGGCGCCGAAATGGCCGCGCTGATTCATGCTAATTGGGGCGATCTTGACGCGGCGGCTGAGGCGCTAGTCGCCGCAGCTATCGATAATGGCAGCGACGATAACCTCACCGTGCAAATTGTGCGCATTGACACCCTGCCTGAGCGCCACGCTAATGAACTCTACGCGGCGCTGAGCACGCTGCCATCACCGTCTGAACTGCGC is part of the Halomonas alkaliantarctica genome and harbors:
- the cobA gene encoding uroporphyrinogen-III C-methyltransferase encodes the protein MPTLSNPLLQKWFNAFTRLSHRALTPLVQQAADIRFPLRGECRAGQVYLVGAGSGDAELLTLKAARLLMQAEAVVYDRLVGDDVLALIPSGSERYYVGKARGHHSVPQAEIGELMVKLAREGKSVVRLKGGDPAVFARMGEELDALAAAEIPAAIVPGITAASAAAACMGIPLTDRGHAQQLRFVTAQLCREDGTPDWASLARKDETLVFYMGLSKVSAICHGLRQAGLPDEWPIMLVANASQSDQQSLVGSLADMPEKLAATPLPSPCLIVVGSVVQRVATSPAALSTASHCHESAR